In a single window of the Streptomyces sp. CGMCC 4.7035 genome:
- the thrB gene encoding homoserine kinase: protein MAGPAFRAAAVRVRVPATSANLGPGFDALGLALGLYDDVVVRVADSGLHIDIAGEGSETLPRDEKHLLVRSLRAAFDVLGGQPRGLEIVCANRIPHGRGLGSSSAAICAGIVAARAVTIGGDSRLDDAALLELATEIEGHPDNVAACLLGGFTLSWMERGAARAIRLDPADSIVPVVFVPGKPVLTETARGLLPRTVPHVDAATNAGRAALLVEALTRRPELLLPATEDRLHQEYRAPAMPESAALVERLRADGIPAVISGAGPTVLALADAASADKVADLAGEGWAANRLDLDSQGASVLPLAP, encoded by the coding sequence ATGGCAGGTCCAGCCTTCCGCGCCGCCGCCGTCCGGGTGCGCGTCCCCGCCACCAGCGCCAACCTCGGCCCGGGCTTCGACGCCCTCGGCCTCGCGCTGGGGCTGTACGACGACGTGGTCGTCCGGGTGGCCGACTCCGGGCTGCACATCGACATCGCGGGCGAGGGCAGCGAGACGCTGCCGCGTGACGAGAAGCATCTCCTCGTACGGTCCCTGCGTGCCGCGTTCGACGTCCTGGGCGGGCAGCCCCGCGGTCTGGAAATCGTCTGCGCCAACCGCATTCCGCACGGTCGTGGCCTCGGCTCCTCCTCCGCCGCCATCTGCGCCGGCATCGTCGCCGCCCGCGCCGTGACCATAGGCGGCGACAGCCGGCTCGACGACGCCGCGCTGCTGGAACTCGCCACCGAGATCGAGGGCCACCCGGACAACGTCGCGGCCTGTCTCCTCGGCGGTTTCACTCTCTCCTGGATGGAGCGCGGTGCCGCCCGGGCGATCCGCCTGGACCCCGCAGATTCCATCGTTCCGGTGGTTTTCGTGCCCGGAAAGCCGGTCCTGACCGAGACCGCGCGCGGATTGCTCCCGCGCACCGTGCCGCACGTCGACGCCGCCACCAACGCGGGCCGTGCCGCCCTGCTCGTCGAGGCCCTGACCAGGCGCCCCGAGCTGCTGCTGCCCGCCACCGAAGACCGCCTCCACCAGGAGTACCGCGCCCCGGCCATGCCGGAGAGCGCCGCGCTGGTGGAGCGGCTGCGGGCCGACGGGATCCCCGCGGTGATCTCCGGCGCCGGCCCCACCGTCCTGGCCCTGGCCGACGCCGCGAGCGCCGACAAGGTCGCCGACCTGGCCGGCGAGGGCTGGGCCGCCAACCGGCTGGACCTGGACAGTCAGGGAGCGAGCGTGCTGCCGCTTGCGCCCTGA
- the rho gene encoding transcription termination factor Rho: MSDTTDLMGARVEETAAAPATDASAPATGAGSRRRRGTGLEGMVLAELQQVASGLGIRGTARMRKSQLIEVIKEAQAGAGAPAKAAAPVGDATETKPKRRATSRTRTGGDAAPAEAKAEKAAEKAVAQQQIEIPGQGAGDDAPAERRRRRATAEAGSPETVAAEAKSEPKAETPAQQAQPQGEAKGDAADGEGRGRRDRRERGRDRDRDRRGKGDDQQQGQGGGRQDRQDRQQGQQQGGGRQDRQDRNVGPQDDDDFEGGRRGRRGRYRDRRGRRGRDDMGAPEPQLAEDDVLIPVAGILDILDNYAFIRTSGYLPGPNDVYVSLAQVRKNGLRKGDHVTGAVRQPKEGERREKFNALVRLDSVNGMAPEHGRGRPEFNKLTPLYPQDRLRLETDPGVLTTRIIDLVSPIGKGQRGLIVAPPKTGKTMIMQAIANAITHNNPECHLMVVLVDERPEEVTDMQRSVKGEVISSTFDRPAEDHTTVAELAIERAKRLVELGHDVVVLLDSITRLGRAYNLAAPASGRILSGGVDSTALYPPKRFFGAARNIEDGGSLTILATALVDTGSRMDEVIFEEFKGTGNMELKLDRKLADKRIFPAVDVDASGTRKEEILLGAEELGIVWKLRRVLHALDQQQAIELLLDKMKQTKSNVEFLMQIQKSTPAPGNGD, encoded by the coding sequence GTGAGCGACACCACCGATCTGATGGGCGCACGTGTCGAGGAGACCGCTGCCGCGCCCGCCACGGACGCTTCCGCGCCTGCCACCGGTGCCGGCTCCCGGCGGCGCCGCGGTACCGGCCTCGAGGGCATGGTGCTGGCCGAGCTGCAGCAGGTCGCGTCCGGCCTCGGTATCAGGGGCACGGCGCGCATGCGCAAGAGCCAGCTGATCGAGGTCATCAAGGAGGCGCAGGCAGGCGCCGGCGCCCCGGCCAAGGCGGCAGCCCCCGTCGGGGACGCCACCGAGACGAAGCCGAAGCGCCGGGCCACCTCCAGGACCCGTACCGGCGGCGACGCCGCTCCGGCCGAGGCCAAGGCCGAGAAGGCCGCCGAGAAGGCCGTGGCCCAGCAGCAGATCGAGATCCCCGGCCAGGGTGCCGGTGACGACGCCCCGGCCGAGCGCCGCCGGCGCCGCGCCACCGCCGAGGCCGGCAGCCCCGAGACGGTCGCCGCCGAGGCGAAGAGCGAGCCGAAGGCCGAGACCCCGGCCCAGCAGGCGCAGCCGCAGGGCGAGGCCAAGGGCGACGCCGCTGACGGCGAGGGCCGTGGCCGTCGCGACCGCCGCGAGCGTGGCCGCGACCGCGACCGCGACCGCCGCGGCAAGGGCGACGACCAGCAGCAGGGCCAGGGCGGCGGCCGTCAGGACCGCCAGGACCGCCAGCAGGGCCAGCAGCAGGGCGGCGGCCGTCAGGACCGTCAGGACCGCAACGTCGGTCCGCAGGACGACGACGACTTCGAGGGCGGACGCCGGGGCCGTCGCGGCCGCTACCGCGACCGCCGTGGCCGTCGCGGCCGTGACGACATGGGCGCGCCCGAGCCGCAGCTCGCCGAGGACGACGTCCTGATCCCCGTCGCGGGCATCCTCGACATCCTCGACAACTACGCGTTCATCCGCACCTCGGGCTACCTGCCCGGCCCCAACGACGTGTACGTCTCCCTCGCCCAGGTCCGCAAGAACGGCCTGCGCAAGGGTGACCACGTCACCGGCGCGGTCCGTCAGCCGAAGGAGGGCGAGCGCCGCGAGAAGTTCAACGCGCTGGTCCGCCTCGACTCCGTCAACGGCATGGCGCCCGAACACGGCCGTGGCCGCCCGGAGTTCAACAAGCTGACGCCGCTGTACCCGCAGGACCGGCTCCGTCTGGAGACCGACCCGGGCGTGCTGACCACCCGCATCATCGACCTGGTGTCGCCGATCGGTAAGGGCCAGCGTGGTCTGATCGTGGCCCCGCCGAAGACCGGCAAGACCATGATCATGCAGGCGATCGCCAACGCGATCACGCACAACAACCCCGAGTGCCACCTGATGGTCGTCCTCGTCGACGAGCGTCCGGAAGAGGTCACCGACATGCAGCGGTCGGTCAAGGGCGAGGTCATCTCCTCGACCTTCGACCGCCCGGCCGAGGACCACACCACGGTCGCGGAGCTCGCCATCGAGCGTGCCAAGCGTCTGGTGGAGCTGGGTCACGACGTCGTCGTGCTGCTCGACTCGATCACGCGTCTGGGCCGTGCGTACAACCTCGCCGCGCCCGCCTCCGGCCGCATCCTGTCCGGTGGTGTCGACTCGACGGCCCTCTACCCGCCGAAGCGCTTCTTCGGTGCGGCCCGCAACATCGAGGACGGCGGTTCGCTGACCATCCTCGCCACCGCCCTGGTGGACACCGGGTCCCGCATGGACGAGGTGATCTTCGAGGAGTTCAAGGGCACCGGCAACATGGAGCTCAAGCTCGACCGGAAGCTCGCCGACAAGCGCATCTTCCCGGCGGTGGACGTCGACGCGTCCGGTACCCGTAAGGAAGAGATCCTGCTCGGCGCCGAGGAGCTCGGCATCGTCTGGAAGCTGCGCCGGGTGCTGCACGCGCTCGACCAGCAGCAGGCGATCGAGCTGCTCCTCGACAAGATGAAGCAGACGAAGTCGAACGTCGAGTTCCTGATGCAGATCCAGAAGTCGACGCCGGCGCCGGGCAACGGCGACTAG
- a CDS encoding LCP family protein produces MPAESTPDVGIADEATTNGSRHRGKGRRRRPHGTRRKALLVTAWTAGGILVLGGAGAGYLYFTLNSNIKSVNINQALGTQRPVKVDNGSENILVLGSDTRSGSNKKLGGGTDDGSARSDTAMIVHVYQGHKRASVVSIPRDTLIDRPECTDSKGTAHPAVSGAMFNSAYSTGGAACAVKTVESITGIRMDHYLEVDFSGFQKLIDELGGVRVTTTKDIDDKDSHLDLKAGPHTLDGEQALGLVRTRHGVGDGSDLGRIQLQQAFVKALVDQVKHIGILTSPTKLYDLAVTATKAVTTDTDLGSVTKLSAFADGLKGISSSHMNMVTMPVQYDPVNPNRVVVEKAKARLVWDALKNDRAIPASATKGSATGEAGGVVASS; encoded by the coding sequence ATGCCTGCCGAGAGCACGCCGGATGTCGGCATAGCCGACGAGGCCACCACGAACGGCTCGCGCCACCGGGGCAAGGGGCGCCGCCGCAGGCCTCACGGCACGCGACGCAAGGCCCTCCTCGTCACCGCCTGGACCGCCGGGGGCATCCTTGTGCTCGGCGGCGCCGGAGCCGGCTACCTCTATTTCACGCTCAACAGCAACATCAAGAGCGTCAACATCAACCAGGCCCTCGGCACCCAACGGCCCGTGAAGGTCGACAACGGCTCCGAGAACATCCTGGTCCTGGGCTCGGACACCCGCTCGGGCAGCAACAAAAAGCTGGGGGGCGGCACCGACGACGGCAGCGCCCGCTCCGACACTGCGATGATCGTGCATGTCTACCAGGGCCACAAGCGGGCCAGCGTGGTCTCCATCCCGCGCGACACCCTCATCGACCGCCCCGAGTGCACCGACTCCAAGGGCACCGCGCACCCGGCGGTCTCCGGCGCGATGTTCAACTCCGCGTACTCCACCGGGGGCGCCGCCTGCGCCGTGAAGACCGTCGAGTCGATCACCGGCATCCGGATGGACCACTACCTCGAGGTCGACTTCTCCGGCTTCCAGAAGCTGATCGACGAACTCGGCGGCGTTCGGGTGACCACCACCAAGGACATCGACGACAAGGACAGCCACCTCGACCTGAAGGCCGGCCCGCACACGCTCGACGGCGAGCAGGCGCTCGGCCTGGTCCGCACCCGGCACGGTGTCGGCGACGGCTCCGACCTCGGCCGGATCCAGCTCCAGCAGGCCTTCGTCAAGGCCCTGGTCGACCAGGTCAAGCACATCGGCATCCTGACCAGCCCGACCAAGCTGTACGACCTCGCCGTCACCGCCACCAAGGCCGTCACCACCGACACCGACCTGGGTTCGGTCACGAAACTGTCGGCCTTCGCGGACGGGCTGAAGGGCATCAGCTCGTCCCACATGAACATGGTGACGATGCCGGTTCAGTACGATCCGGTGAACCCCAACCGTGTCGTGGTGGAGAAGGCCAAGGCGCGGCTGGTGTGGGACGCGCTGAAGAACGACCGGGCGATTCCGGCCAGTGCGACGAAGGGCTCCGCTACGGGGGAGGCGGGCGGGGTTGTGGCCTCGTCCTGA
- the rpmE gene encoding 50S ribosomal protein L31 has translation MKRDIHPAYVETQVSCTCGASFTTRSTIESGTIRAEVCSECHPFYTGKQKILDTGGRVARFEARFGKAAAAKK, from the coding sequence TTGAAGCGCGACATCCACCCCGCGTACGTCGAGACGCAGGTCAGCTGCACCTGTGGCGCGTCGTTCACCACCCGTAGCACCATCGAGTCCGGCACCATCCGGGCCGAGGTCTGCTCCGAGTGCCACCCGTTCTACACGGGCAAGCAGAAGATCCTCGACACCGGTGGCCGTGTGGCCCGCTTCGAGGCCCGCTTCGGCAAGGCTGCCGCTGCCAAGAAGTAG
- the prfA gene encoding peptide chain release factor 1: MFEAVEELVGEHADLEKKLADPSVHSDQANARKLNKRYAELTPIVGAFRSWKQTGDDIETARELAADDPDFAAEVKELEKQREELTEKLRFLLIPRDPSDDKDVILEIKAGAGGDESALFAGDLLRMYLRYAERVGWKTEIIDSTESELGGYKDVQVAVKTKGNATSEPGQGVWARLKYEGGVHRVQRVPATESQGRIHTSAAGVLVTPEAEEVDVEINPNDLRIDVYRSSGPGGQSVNTTDSAVRITHIPTGVVASCQNEKSQLQNKQQAMRILRSRLLAAAQEEAEKEAADARRSQVRTVDRSEKIRTYNFPENRISDHRVGFKAYNLDQVLDGDLDAVIQACVDADSAAKLAAA, translated from the coding sequence ATGTTCGAGGCGGTCGAGGAACTGGTCGGTGAACACGCCGACCTGGAGAAGAAGCTCGCCGATCCGTCGGTCCACTCGGACCAGGCGAACGCGCGCAAGCTCAACAAGCGCTACGCCGAGCTGACCCCGATCGTCGGCGCGTTCCGCTCCTGGAAGCAGACCGGCGACGACATCGAGACCGCGCGCGAACTGGCCGCCGACGACCCGGACTTCGCCGCCGAGGTCAAGGAGCTGGAGAAGCAGCGCGAGGAGTTGACCGAGAAGCTGCGCTTCCTGCTCATTCCGCGCGACCCCAGCGACGACAAGGACGTCATCCTGGAGATCAAGGCGGGTGCCGGTGGTGACGAGTCGGCGCTCTTCGCCGGCGACCTGCTGCGGATGTACCTGCGGTACGCCGAGCGCGTCGGCTGGAAGACCGAGATCATCGACTCCACCGAGTCCGAGCTGGGCGGCTACAAGGACGTCCAGGTCGCCGTGAAGACCAAGGGCAACGCCACGTCCGAGCCCGGCCAGGGCGTATGGGCCCGGCTGAAGTACGAGGGCGGCGTGCACCGCGTGCAGCGCGTGCCGGCCACCGAGTCCCAGGGCCGTATCCACACCTCCGCGGCCGGTGTCCTCGTCACGCCCGAGGCCGAGGAGGTCGACGTCGAGATCAACCCGAACGACCTTCGGATCGACGTCTACCGCTCCTCCGGACCCGGCGGTCAGTCCGTCAACACCACCGACTCCGCGGTGCGCATCACGCACATTCCCACCGGAGTCGTCGCCTCCTGCCAGAACGAGAAGAGCCAGCTGCAGAACAAGCAGCAGGCGATGCGTATCCTGCGCTCCAGGCTGCTCGCCGCGGCGCAGGAGGAGGCGGAGAAGGAGGCCGCCGACGCCCGCCGCAGCCAGGTCCGCACCGTCGACCGCTCCGAGAAGATCCGTACGTACAACTTCCCGGAGAACCGCATCTCGGACCACCGCGTCGGCTTCAAGGCGTACAACCTGGACCAGGTCCTGGACGGCGACCTCGACGCGGTGATCCAGGCCTGCGTCGACGCGGACTCGGCCGCCAAGCTCGCAGCCGCGTAA
- the prmC gene encoding peptide chain release factor N(5)-glutamine methyltransferase yields MNLLLAEVAQATQRLADAGVPSPRTDAEELAAFVHGVKRGELHSVKDADFDARYWEVIARREAREPLQHITGRAYFRYLELQVGPGVFVPRPETESVVGWAIDAVRAMDVVEPCIVDLCTGSGAIALALAQEVPRSSVHAVELSEDALTWTRKNMEGSRVDLRQGDALTAFPDLDGQVDLVISNPPYIPLTEWEYVAPEARDYDPDMALFSGEDGLDLIRGLERTAHRLLRPGGVVVIEHADTQGGQVPWIFTEERGWADAADHPDLNNRPRFATARRALP; encoded by the coding sequence GTGAACCTGCTGCTCGCGGAGGTGGCCCAGGCCACCCAGCGGCTGGCCGACGCCGGCGTGCCCTCGCCGCGCACCGACGCGGAGGAGCTCGCGGCCTTCGTGCACGGCGTCAAGCGGGGCGAGCTGCACTCCGTGAAGGACGCGGACTTCGACGCCCGCTACTGGGAGGTCATCGCCCGCCGGGAGGCCCGTGAGCCGCTCCAGCACATCACCGGGCGCGCCTACTTCCGGTACCTGGAACTCCAGGTCGGGCCCGGGGTGTTCGTGCCGCGCCCGGAGACCGAGTCCGTCGTCGGCTGGGCCATAGACGCCGTGCGCGCCATGGACGTGGTCGAGCCGTGCATCGTCGACCTGTGCACCGGTTCGGGCGCCATCGCGCTCGCCCTGGCCCAGGAGGTGCCGCGCTCGAGCGTGCACGCCGTGGAGCTGTCCGAGGACGCCCTGACGTGGACCCGTAAGAACATGGAGGGGTCCAGGGTCGACCTGCGTCAGGGAGACGCCCTCACGGCCTTCCCGGACCTCGACGGCCAGGTCGACCTCGTGATCTCCAACCCGCCGTACATCCCGCTGACCGAATGGGAGTACGTCGCTCCCGAGGCCCGGGACTACGACCCGGACATGGCCCTGTTCTCCGGCGAGGACGGACTGGACCTCATCCGCGGCCTGGAGCGCACCGCGCACCGGCTGCTGCGCCCCGGCGGCGTCGTCGTCATCGAGCACGCGGACACGCAGGGCGGCCAGGTGCCGTGGATCTTCACCGAGGAACGCGGCTGGGCCGACGCGGCCGACCACCCCGACCTCAACAACCGCCCGCGCTTCGCGACCGCCCGCAGGGCGCTGCCGTGA
- a CDS encoding L-threonylcarbamoyladenylate synthase, giving the protein MARRYDTNDVTDRATGLREAASAVRRGELVVLPTDTVYGIGADAFSSEAVADLLEAKGRGRNMPTPVLIGSPNTLHGLVTDFSEMAWELVDAFWPGALTLVAKHQPSLQWDLGDTRGTVAVRMPLHPVAIELLTEVGPMAVSSANLTGHPAPEDCDAAQEMLGDSVSVYLDGGPTPGNVPSSIVDVTGKVPVLLREGALSADELRKVVPDLEVAN; this is encoded by the coding sequence ATGGCACGGCGATACGACACCAATGACGTGACCGACCGCGCGACCGGTCTGCGCGAGGCAGCGTCCGCCGTCCGCCGTGGCGAACTCGTGGTGCTGCCGACCGACACCGTGTACGGCATCGGCGCCGACGCGTTCTCCTCGGAGGCCGTGGCCGACCTGCTGGAGGCCAAGGGCCGGGGCCGCAACATGCCCACGCCCGTCCTCATCGGCTCCCCGAACACCCTGCACGGCCTCGTCACGGACTTCTCCGAGATGGCCTGGGAGCTGGTCGACGCGTTCTGGCCGGGCGCCCTCACGCTCGTCGCCAAGCACCAGCCGTCCCTCCAGTGGGACCTGGGGGACACCCGTGGCACGGTTGCCGTGCGCATGCCGCTGCACCCGGTCGCCATCGAGCTGCTGACCGAGGTCGGCCCCATGGCCGTCTCCTCCGCGAACCTGACGGGCCACCCGGCGCCGGAGGACTGTGACGCCGCGCAGGAGATGCTCGGCGACTCGGTCTCCGTCTACCTGGACGGCGGTCCGACCCCCGGCAACGTCCCGTCGTCGATCGTCGACGTCACGGGCAAGGTGCCCGTCCTGCTGCGCGAGGGCGCGCTGTCGGCCGACGAGCTGCGCAAGGTCGTACCCGACCTCGAGGTGGCGAATTGA
- a CDS encoding arsenate reductase/protein-tyrosine-phosphatase family protein, producing the protein MTAPDAGRGIGNGERAAEITTTFVGLPRDTFRILHVSTGNVCRSPITERLTRHFVTERLGVLGGGLVVESAGTWGHEGAPMEANAEAVLADFGADASGFMGRELLDEHVIMADLVLTATRDHRAQVISMGHSAGLRTFTLKEFTRLVRAIDPATLPPLEDGVVARARALVRAAAALRGWLLAPTAEADEVFDPYGAPLPFFRSIGDEIHQALDPVVTALTGVPARM; encoded by the coding sequence TTGACAGCCCCTGACGCGGGGCGTGGCATAGGCAACGGGGAAAGGGCAGCGGAGATCACGACGACGTTCGTCGGGCTCCCGCGTGACACCTTCCGCATCCTCCACGTCAGCACGGGCAACGTGTGCCGCTCGCCGATCACCGAGCGGCTGACCCGCCATTTCGTGACGGAGCGGCTCGGCGTACTCGGCGGCGGGCTGGTCGTGGAGAGTGCGGGCACCTGGGGCCATGAGGGTGCGCCCATGGAGGCGAACGCGGAGGCGGTCCTGGCGGACTTCGGCGCGGACGCCTCCGGCTTCATGGGCCGCGAGCTCCTGGACGAGCACGTCATCATGGCGGACCTGGTGCTGACCGCTACGCGGGATCACCGCGCCCAGGTGATCTCCATGGGGCACTCGGCGGGACTGCGCACCTTCACGCTGAAGGAGTTCACCCGCCTGGTGCGGGCGATAGACCCGGCCACGCTGCCTCCGCTGGAGGACGGCGTGGTGGCGCGTGCCCGCGCGCTGGTGCGGGCGGCGGCGGCGCTGCGGGGGTGGCTGCTCGCGCCGACGGCGGAGGCGGACGAGGTGTTCGATCCGTATGGGGCGCCGCTGCCGTTCTTTCGGTCGATCGGGGACGAGATTCATCAGGCGTTGGATCCTGTGGTGACGGCGCTTACCGGGGTACCGGCGCGTATGTAG
- a CDS encoding serine hydroxymethyltransferase: MAVTHTLEADVLRRQDPELADILLGELARQSTTLQLIAAENFTSPAVLAALGSALANKYAEGYPGARHHGGCEIVDVAERIAVERAKALFGAEHANVQSHSGSSAVLAAYATLLRPGDTVLALGLPHGGHLTHGSPANFSGRWFDFVAYGVEAESGLIDHEQVRTLARTHRPKAIVCGSIAYPRHIDYAFFREVADEVGAYLIADAAHPIGLVAGGAAPNPVPYADVVCATTHKVLRGPRGGMILCGAELAERVDRAVFPFTQGGAQMHTIAAKAVAFGEAATPAFAAYARQVVANARALAAGLAAEGLTITTGGTDTHLLAADPAPLGVDGRSARGRLAAAGMVLDTCALPHGDARGLRLGTAALTTQGMAEDEMAYVAALFGSVLREEVDAKKARDEVRELTGGFPPYPSR, from the coding sequence ATGGCGGTCACCCATACCCTCGAGGCCGACGTCCTGCGGCGGCAGGACCCCGAGCTGGCGGACATCCTGCTCGGCGAACTCGCCCGGCAGTCGACGACCCTGCAGCTCATCGCCGCCGAGAACTTCACCTCGCCCGCGGTGCTCGCCGCTCTCGGCTCCGCGCTCGCCAACAAGTACGCCGAGGGGTATCCCGGCGCCCGGCACCACGGCGGGTGCGAGATCGTCGACGTGGCCGAGCGCATCGCCGTGGAACGGGCGAAGGCGCTGTTCGGGGCCGAGCACGCCAATGTGCAGTCGCACTCGGGCTCCTCCGCGGTGCTTGCCGCGTACGCCACCCTGCTCAGGCCCGGCGACACCGTGCTCGCCCTGGGGCTGCCGCACGGCGGCCACCTCACGCACGGCTCGCCCGCGAACTTCTCCGGCCGCTGGTTCGACTTCGTCGCCTACGGGGTCGAGGCGGAGTCCGGGCTCATCGACCACGAGCAGGTGCGCACGCTCGCCCGTACGCACCGCCCCAAGGCCATCGTGTGCGGGTCCATCGCCTATCCGCGGCACATCGACTACGCCTTCTTCCGCGAGGTCGCCGACGAGGTGGGCGCGTACCTCATCGCCGACGCCGCCCACCCGATCGGGCTCGTGGCCGGGGGAGCGGCGCCCAATCCGGTGCCGTACGCCGACGTCGTGTGCGCCACCACGCACAAGGTGCTGCGCGGGCCACGCGGCGGCATGATCCTGTGCGGGGCCGAACTGGCCGAGCGCGTGGACCGGGCCGTCTTCCCGTTCACCCAGGGCGGTGCCCAGATGCACACCATCGCCGCCAAGGCCGTCGCGTTCGGGGAGGCGGCCACGCCCGCCTTCGCCGCCTACGCCCGGCAGGTGGTCGCCAACGCCCGGGCACTCGCCGCGGGGCTGGCCGCCGAGGGGCTCACGATCACCACGGGCGGCACCGACACCCATCTGCTGGCCGCCGACCCCGCCCCGCTCGGCGTCGACGGCCGCAGCGCACGGGGGCGGCTCGCGGCGGCCGGCATGGTCCTGGACACCTGTGCGCTGCCCCACGGCGACGCCCGCGGTCTGCGCCTGGGCACCGCCGCGCTGACCACCCAGGGCATGGCCGAGGACGAGATGGCGTACGTCGCCGCGCTGTTCGGGTCGGTGCTGCGCGAGGAGGTGGATGCCAAGAAGGCCCGTGACGAAGTCCGGGAGCTGACCGGTGGATTTCCGCCGTATCCCAGCCGGTGA
- a CDS encoding MraY family glycosyltransferase — MREYLLTLCVTAAVTYLLTGPVRKFAIVAGAMPEIRARDVHREPTPRLGGIAMFFGLCAGLLVADHLKNLNEVFAKSNEPRALLSGAALIWLIGVLDDKFEIDALIKLGGQMIAAGVMVMQGLTILWLPVPGVGNVALTQWQGTLLTVALVVITINAVNFADGLDGLAAGMVCIASAAFFMYAYRIWYGYNIEAAAPATLFAVILMGMCLGFLPHNMHPARIFMGDSGSMLIGLVLAAGAISITGQVDPDAMNLFSGSERATVHQTVPVYIPLLLPLTIIAVPALDFFLAIVRRTWRGQSPFAADRGHLHHRLLDIGHSHSRAVLIMYFWSALISFGALGYSVNSASMWIVLGIMALSAVGLVLLLLPRFTPRAPRWAEAFVPPRYRRRRRRAAVEALSAAAYEGEEESRPEEEHRTRTPVAAGVSGVNGATAIGPRSRFLDRDPESSR, encoded by the coding sequence GTGCGTGAATACCTGCTGACGCTCTGCGTCACGGCCGCGGTGACGTATCTGCTGACAGGGCCGGTACGTAAATTCGCGATCGTGGCCGGAGCCATGCCGGAGATCCGGGCACGTGACGTGCACCGGGAACCCACCCCCCGGCTCGGCGGTATCGCCATGTTCTTCGGCCTATGTGCGGGCCTGCTGGTCGCCGACCATCTGAAGAACCTCAACGAGGTCTTCGCCAAGTCGAACGAGCCACGGGCGCTGCTGTCCGGGGCCGCGCTCATCTGGCTCATCGGCGTGCTGGACGACAAGTTCGAGATCGACGCCCTGATCAAGCTGGGCGGCCAGATGATCGCCGCGGGCGTCATGGTCATGCAAGGCCTGACCATTCTGTGGCTGCCGGTCCCGGGCGTCGGCAATGTGGCGCTTACCCAGTGGCAGGGCACCCTGCTGACCGTGGCGCTGGTCGTCATCACGATCAACGCGGTCAACTTCGCCGACGGCCTCGACGGCCTGGCCGCCGGGATGGTCTGCATCGCGTCGGCCGCGTTCTTCATGTATGCGTACCGGATTTGGTACGGCTACAACATCGAAGCGGCAGCCCCCGCCACGCTTTTCGCGGTGATCCTGATGGGCATGTGCCTGGGCTTCCTGCCGCACAACATGCACCCGGCGCGGATCTTCATGGGCGACTCCGGGTCGATGCTGATCGGGCTCGTGCTGGCCGCCGGCGCCATCTCGATCACCGGGCAGGTGGACCCGGACGCGATGAACCTGTTCTCCGGTTCCGAGCGCGCGACGGTCCACCAGACCGTTCCGGTCTACATCCCGCTGCTGCTCCCGCTGACGATCATCGCCGTGCCGGCGTTGGACTTCTTCCTCGCGATCGTGCGGCGCACCTGGCGCGGCCAGTCGCCGTTCGCCGCGGACCGCGGGCATCTGCACCACCGGCTCTTGGACATCGGGCACTCGCACAGCCGGGCCGTGCTGATCATGTACTTCTGGTCGGCGCTCATCTCCTTCGGCGCCCTGGGCTACTCCGTGAACTCGGCGTCCATGTGGATCGTGCTCGGCATCATGGCGCTGAGCGCGGTCGGCCTGGTCCTGCTCCTGCTGCCGCGGTTCACGCCGCGCGCCCCGCGCTGGGCCGAGGCCTTCGTGCCCCCGCGCTACCGCCGGCGCCGGCGCCGGGCCGCGGTGGAGGCCCTGTCGGCCGCCGCGTACGAGGGCGAGGAGGAGTCGAGGCCCGAGGAGGAACACCGCACCCGCACCCCGGTCGCCGCAGGCGTCTCAGGAGTCAACGGAGCCACTGCCATCGGCCCCCGTTCGCGGTTTCTGGACCGCGATCCGGAGTCGTCGCGCTGA